The segment TTCCGTTTATCCTCCCGGCAGGGGGAAGTCACTTTTGAAATCCATTCCCCCGACGGCGGCAGTCTCGCCCGGACGACGGCAAGTCCGAAAAACGACGGCAGCATCGACGGCATCGAACTGGCGCCGGGCGAATACGCCCTGTCGATCACGTCCCCGGCCCCGGAACCGGTCGGTTATACACTGAAACTCTCCGGGCGGATCGCCTGAGGCCTCCCGCACTCCGTCACACCGGGCCGCCCCGGATCCTGTACCGGAACGCGAGAAGCGGAAAGAAACGCCTCCGCAGACGGCGGGAACCGTTGCCGGGCAGGGATGCTGTGATTTCCTGTGCCCAATGGATTCTTCGGGTTCGGATGAGTTTCATCCACCTCCGGAGCTAATATTTTTCAGAAAATCATCACAGCAGCTTGACAAAAGAGTCCCAAAATCGCATAATAAATATGTCCCACATTTATGTACATCCGTTTTGAAAAGGGGAAGCTGCCGATGACCGGCGAGGACGAACTCAAATTGATCGGGAAAAACGCCCGCTTCGAATTATCCCTGCCGGAAACCGGCGCCCGGGAACTGGTTCCGCGCGGAATCGCCGGCGGAAGAATGCTCGCCGACTGGCGACGGCTGGTCGTCTCCGCAACCGGCCGCTACCTTTTCCGCCTCCGCGCGGAAACCGGTCCGGTCCGCCTCGAACTCTTTGCGCCGAACGGCCGTTCCCTGCTCCGGCTCCAGGCCGAGCCCGGCGCAGAGGAAGAGAGCTGCGCCATCGAACTGGCCCGCGGCTCCTACGCGCTCTCCGTCCAGTCCGACGCCTCCGACCCAACCGCCTATGCGCTCCTGGCCACAGCCGCCCCCTGACCGTTCATACGGCGCCTCCGCACGGATGCGGGAGCCCCTCTCCGGCGCCTGCGGTTCCGGCCGGCACGGCTCTCTTCCTATGCGTGCGGGGGAGCGGCGTCGCGCCGGGGCGCGCGCTCCTTCTTTTCGAGCAGGAAAACGCACCCGACCGCAAAGAGATTCGGCCAATAGCGGGTCAGCAGCGGAAACGAGTGGCCGATCGGAATTTCCTGAATGATTCTGATGCCGAGATGCCTGCAGAGCCGGCGGAAATCCTTGATCGTGCCGTGGTGAATATTCGGCGTATTGTACCACTGGTACGGAATCTGATTGGTCCGCGGCATAGTTCCCAGCGTCAGCAGCTGCATCCGGCAGGTGATGAAGCCGAAATTGATGAAACTGACTGCCGCGAGCTTGCCGACCCGGACGATTTTCCGC is part of the Victivallis lenta genome and harbors:
- the metW gene encoding methionine biosynthesis protein MetW, translating into MAKNYHSELRNRPDLAIIAELVEPGFRVLDLGCGDGSFLKMLKNEHGAEVLGMEIDPDLLAESIANGVPVVQSDLDDELDFAEDNSFDLVILSQTLQQMRRPDQLMRKIVRVGKLAAVSFINFGFITCRMQLLTLGTMPRTNQIPYQWYNTPNIHHGTIKDFRRLCRHLGIRIIQEIPIGHSFPLLTRYWPNLFAVGCVFLLEKKERAPRRDAAPPHA